In Gemmatimonadales bacterium, the following are encoded in one genomic region:
- a CDS encoding class I SAM-dependent rRNA methyltransferase, whose translation MTQLGVAEIGVTARGAERWTRGHPWIYRSEVLEETPATPGLVRVHDPRGRFIGQALYSPASEIRLRLLERTERPVDAAWWRERLATCNERRIGIDATAYRVVHGEGDGLPSLVLDRYDRWLVGQLLSSGLETMREPIVAAVIEVFAPEGILLRHDTAARRRERLPAEPELVYGSVPRSIEVREGSIRYLAAPWDGQKTGAFLDQRPHRLLAGSLARPGGRALDCFAYHGSFALHLAARSATVLALDVSREALERGAANAALNGTSNIEWREADAFETLRAFARARERFDTIVLDPPAFAKSRASVPAALRGYHEINLRAMRCLVSGGSLLTASCSFHVGLPAFLAMLADAAADSGRTIILRQVLGQAEDHPEVLGIPETGYLKGALLQAR comes from the coding sequence GTGACCCAGCTGGGCGTGGCCGAGATCGGCGTGACCGCCCGGGGCGCCGAGCGCTGGACCCGGGGGCATCCCTGGATCTACCGGAGCGAGGTCCTGGAGGAGACACCCGCGACCCCCGGGCTCGTCCGGGTCCACGATCCGCGTGGGCGCTTCATCGGCCAGGCGCTGTACTCTCCCGCATCCGAGATCCGGCTCCGCCTCCTCGAGCGTACCGAGCGGCCGGTCGATGCCGCCTGGTGGCGGGAGAGGCTGGCGACGTGCAATGAGCGACGCATCGGAATCGATGCCACCGCCTACCGCGTCGTCCACGGCGAAGGCGACGGTCTCCCGTCGCTGGTGCTCGACCGCTACGACCGCTGGCTGGTGGGCCAGCTGCTCTCCTCGGGCCTCGAGACCATGCGGGAGCCGATCGTCGCCGCCGTGATCGAGGTCTTCGCGCCGGAGGGAATCCTGCTGCGGCACGATACGGCCGCCCGGCGCCGGGAGAGGTTGCCTGCCGAGCCGGAGCTGGTCTATGGCAGCGTACCGCGATCGATCGAGGTGCGTGAGGGGAGCATCCGGTACCTCGCCGCGCCGTGGGACGGCCAGAAGACCGGGGCCTTTCTCGACCAGCGACCCCACCGGCTCCTCGCCGGCAGCCTGGCCCGTCCGGGCGGCCGGGCGCTCGACTGCTTCGCGTATCACGGCTCCTTCGCGCTCCACCTCGCCGCGCGCTCGGCGACGGTGCTGGCGCTGGACGTGAGCCGGGAGGCGCTGGAGCGCGGGGCCGCCAACGCGGCGCTCAACGGAACCTCGAACATCGAGTGGCGCGAAGCCGATGCGTTCGAGACCCTGCGCGCCTTCGCCCGCGCGCGCGAGCGCTTCGACACCATCGTGCTCGATCCGCCCGCCTTCGCCAAGTCTCGCGCGTCGGTACCGGCGGCGCTCAGGGGATATCACGAGATCAATCTCCGCGCGATGCGCTGCCTCGTTTCGGGCGGCAGTCTGCTCACCGCGTCCTGCTCGTTTCACGTGGGGCTTCCCGCGTTTCTCGCCATGCTGGCGGACGCGGCCGCCGACAGCGGACGTACCATCATCCTGCGCCAGGTGCTGGGTCAGGCCGAGGATCACCCCGAAGTGCTCGGGATCCCCGAGACCGGCTACCTCAAGGGAGCCCTCCTCCAGGCGCGCTGA
- a CDS encoding DNA-3-methyladenine glycosylase, with product MSTTLRAATLPVSFFRRPAEVVARELIGTTLISSLGRSVTAGRIVETEAYLGAVDPASHGYRGRRTERNAALFGPPCTWYVYRSYGLHWCANLVCAPDGNGGAVLLRALEPIRGLETMRRRRGGVDDRHLCSGPGKLCQALGITRELDGLAMADSPVVAVRGGADVLPVLVTPRVGITKAAEWPLRYLAAGSGYVSRGPAPRCETGSESS from the coding sequence GTGAGCACGACGCTACGGGCAGCCACGCTGCCCGTCTCGTTTTTCCGCCGGCCGGCCGAGGTAGTGGCGCGGGAGCTGATAGGGACGACGCTGATCTCGTCCCTGGGCCGCTCCGTCACGGCGGGACGGATCGTCGAAACCGAGGCGTATCTCGGCGCCGTCGATCCGGCCTCGCACGGCTACCGTGGACGCCGCACCGAACGAAACGCCGCGCTCTTCGGGCCTCCGTGCACGTGGTACGTCTACCGGTCCTATGGGCTGCATTGGTGCGCCAATCTGGTGTGCGCACCCGACGGAAACGGCGGAGCGGTCCTGCTGCGTGCGCTGGAGCCGATCCGCGGCCTGGAGACGATGCGGCGCCGGAGGGGCGGGGTCGATGACCGGCACCTCTGCTCCGGGCCGGGGAAGCTGTGTCAGGCGCTCGGTATTACCCGGGAGCTGGATGGGCTGGCCATGGCAGACTCGCCCGTGGTGGCCGTGCGCGGCGGCGCCGACGTCCTCCCTGTGCTGGTGACGCCTCGGGTGGGGATCACCAAGGCCGCGGAGTGGCCACTGCGCTATCTGGCTGCCGGATCCGGTTACGTGTCGCGAGGTCCGGCTCCCCGATGCGAAACGGGCAGCGAATCGTCCTGA
- a CDS encoding thiamine phosphate synthase: MLVTDDDLLAGRDPLALALSAERGGVTAVQLRLKRATAREQVKLARMLVQALRIPVLLNDRPDIALAAGAAGVHLGPDDVPLSLARAIAPPGFVIGASVGSAAEAVAASGADYWGIGPWRVSGTKLDAGEALGADGFHHLAALGGGRPCLAIGGVRLEDVADAVAAGASGVAVVSGILRTADAEGAASLYARALAACLPAPARG, translated from the coding sequence ATGCTGGTAACCGATGACGACCTGCTGGCCGGGCGCGATCCGCTCGCCCTTGCCCTGAGCGCCGAGCGCGGCGGGGTCACCGCGGTGCAGCTGCGCCTCAAGCGTGCCACCGCCCGGGAGCAGGTGAAACTGGCGCGCATGCTGGTCCAGGCACTCCGCATCCCCGTGCTGCTGAACGACAGGCCGGACATCGCCCTGGCCGCCGGGGCGGCTGGGGTCCACCTGGGTCCGGACGATGTGCCGCTGAGTCTGGCGCGCGCCATTGCGCCTCCGGGCTTCGTGATCGGCGCCTCGGTCGGCTCGGCGGCCGAGGCCGTGGCAGCGTCGGGCGCGGACTACTGGGGAATCGGCCCCTGGCGTGTCTCGGGCACCAAGCTGGATGCGGGGGAAGCGCTCGGCGCCGACGGGTTCCATCACCTGGCCGCTCTAGGGGGCGGACGGCCGTGCCTCGCGATCGGCGGCGTCCGGCTGGAGGATGTGGCCGACGCGGTGGCGGCCGGTGCGAGCGGGGTCGCGGTGGTCTCCGGCATTCTCCGGACGGCCGATGCGGAAGGCGCCGCGTCCCTGTACGCGCGCGCCCTGGCGGCATGCCTCCCGGCACCCGCTCGAGGTTAG
- the aroH gene encoding chorismate mutase, whose product MTLPLPRLQGIRGATTVDRNDAGDILAATDELLHSLIEANQLEPDDIVSGLFTVTRDLDAAFPARAAEEYGWNIVALLHATEIPVPGSLPRCIRLLVHAYTRRSRAEIKHCYLRGATVLRPDRA is encoded by the coding sequence ATGACGCTTCCCCTGCCGCGACTCCAAGGAATTCGTGGGGCCACTACCGTCGACCGGAACGACGCGGGAGACATCCTCGCCGCCACCGACGAGCTGCTCCACTCCCTCATCGAAGCCAACCAGCTGGAGCCGGATGACATCGTGAGCGGTCTCTTCACCGTCACCCGCGATCTCGACGCCGCCTTCCCGGCCCGGGCAGCCGAAGAGTACGGCTGGAATATCGTGGCGCTGCTGCACGCCACCGAGATCCCCGTGCCCGGCTCCCTACCTCGCTGCATTCGCCTCCTGGTGCACGCCTACACCCGGAGAAGCCGGGCGGAAATCAAGCACTGCTACCTTCGCGGGGCCACGGTCCTCCGCCCCGACCGGGCGTGA
- the ruvX gene encoding Holliday junction resolvase RuvX, producing the protein MLPTSGRLLAVDWGEVRIGLALSDESQVLATPLVTLVRRPGKRFPMPPFLALVEEHAPVGVVVGLPLTPEGREEISAAAARELADSIARRTGLPLEFWDERMSTARALSAIREQGGSSRGRRAEVDALAAAVLLQHFLDARRPIPT; encoded by the coding sequence ATGCTCCCCACCTCGGGCCGCCTCCTCGCCGTCGACTGGGGCGAGGTCCGGATCGGCCTCGCGCTGAGCGACGAATCCCAGGTGCTGGCGACCCCGCTCGTCACCCTGGTGCGCCGCCCAGGCAAGCGTTTTCCCATGCCACCGTTCCTGGCGCTGGTGGAGGAGCACGCGCCGGTCGGTGTGGTCGTGGGTCTTCCGCTCACACCCGAGGGTCGGGAGGAGATCAGCGCCGCGGCCGCACGGGAGCTGGCCGATTCCATCGCCCGGCGGACCGGGCTGCCCCTCGAGTTCTGGGATGAGCGGATGAGCACCGCCCGTGCTCTCTCGGCGATCCGGGAACAGGGTGGCAGCAGCCGGGGCCGCCGAGCGGAGGTCGACGCCCTGGCGGCGGCCGTGCTGCTGCAGCACTTCCTCGATGCCCGGCGGCCAATCCCCACATGA
- a CDS encoding NYN domain-containing protein, which translates to MNRPLIRPARHLSQPPVHAPNAALLIDFDNVTLGIQKDLTKELRTLLNSDIIKGKVAVQRAYADWRRYPQYIVSLSESSIDLIFAPAFGSSKKNATDIRLAIDAIELVFTRPEIGTFILLSGDSDFSTMVIKLKEYGKYVIGVGIRESASDLLIQNCDEYFSYNDLAGLTKEIDVPSIQRDPWELAGEAVVQMARNGDVMRSDRLKQVMQQIDPNFDERNAGFNRFSKFVVEAGQKGVVLVTKLDNGQFEVAPPLSAGAPSVPPARSAREGGSEAAREDGGRRGRGRRGRGRDRERPAEAGRETKHPGQPVREGPPARGRVTQATLTLAGAFQLMSQALAELRPPVSEEALRLRMVAMHGREDPLLDAARFGRLLRQANDAEVADVRQVGDNDHEVSPHPRAPALPPRPAPLSAIPAAQVPASLEEPAVVASEPAAEGPSGSRENGQRLGVRFRRGSRAPFRTSEFPLIGVVKVDAPAPVEAAPAIEEAPAEPAAAKPSRPRRAPRKRAAAAAAATPAPESPAAPESADKPAAARPKRPRARARKKAE; encoded by the coding sequence CATGCCCCGAACGCTGCCCTACTGATCGACTTCGACAACGTCACCCTGGGCATCCAGAAGGACCTGACCAAGGAGCTCCGTACCCTCCTCAACAGCGACATCATCAAGGGCAAGGTGGCAGTCCAGCGCGCCTACGCCGACTGGCGCCGCTATCCGCAGTACATCGTATCGCTGTCCGAGTCCTCCATCGATCTCATCTTCGCGCCCGCCTTCGGATCGAGCAAGAAGAACGCGACCGACATTCGCCTGGCCATCGACGCCATCGAGCTGGTCTTCACCCGGCCGGAGATCGGGACCTTCATCCTCCTCTCGGGCGACAGCGACTTCTCGACCATGGTGATCAAGCTGAAGGAGTACGGGAAGTACGTCATCGGGGTCGGGATCCGCGAGTCGGCCAGTGACCTGCTGATCCAGAACTGCGACGAGTATTTCTCCTACAACGACCTGGCGGGCCTCACCAAGGAGATCGATGTCCCGTCGATTCAGCGCGATCCCTGGGAGCTGGCCGGCGAAGCGGTGGTGCAGATGGCGCGGAACGGCGACGTCATGCGCTCCGATCGTCTCAAGCAGGTCATGCAGCAGATCGATCCCAACTTCGACGAGCGCAACGCCGGCTTCAATCGCTTCAGTAAGTTCGTGGTCGAAGCGGGGCAGAAGGGGGTCGTCCTGGTCACCAAGCTCGACAACGGCCAGTTCGAGGTGGCCCCCCCGCTGTCCGCAGGTGCTCCGTCGGTGCCACCGGCGCGTTCGGCCCGCGAGGGTGGCAGTGAGGCGGCGCGTGAGGACGGCGGGCGACGGGGCCGTGGGCGTCGGGGACGGGGCCGCGACCGCGAGCGGCCCGCGGAGGCAGGCCGGGAGACCAAACATCCCGGCCAGCCGGTCCGGGAGGGGCCGCCCGCCCGCGGGCGGGTGACCCAGGCTACGCTCACCCTCGCGGGGGCCTTCCAGCTCATGAGCCAGGCGCTCGCGGAGCTTCGGCCACCGGTGAGCGAGGAGGCGCTGCGGCTTCGCATGGTGGCCATGCACGGACGGGAGGACCCGCTGCTCGACGCCGCCCGGTTCGGCCGGCTGCTGCGCCAGGCGAACGACGCCGAGGTGGCCGATGTTCGCCAGGTCGGTGACAACGACCATGAGGTCTCGCCGCATCCCCGCGCCCCAGCGCTGCCGCCCCGACCCGCGCCGTTATCCGCGATCCCGGCGGCACAGGTGCCCGCCTCGCTGGAGGAACCGGCCGTGGTCGCGTCCGAGCCCGCCGCCGAGGGCCCGAGCGGCAGCCGGGAAAACGGTCAACGTCTGGGCGTGCGGTTCCGCCGTGGCTCCCGGGCTCCGTTTCGCACCAGCGAGTTTCCGCTGATCGGTGTGGTCAAGGTGGATGCGCCGGCCCCGGTCGAGGCAGCACCGGCCATTGAGGAAGCGCCCGCGGAGCCGGCGGCGGCAAAGCCGTCGCGTCCCCGGCGCGCACCGCGTAAGCGGGCGGCTGCGGCCGCCGCCGCGACGCCAGCTCCGGAGTCGCCCGCGGCACCCGAATCGGCGGACAAACCGGCGGCCGCGCGCCCCAAGCGACCTCGCGCGAGAGCCCGGAAGAAGGCCGAGTGA
- the tdh gene encoding L-threonine 3-dehydrogenase translates to MRALVKESPGPGMALRDVPSPSCGPTEALIRVRHAGVCGTDLHIWEWDSWARNRLRLPVVIGHEFAGEIVQLGREAEAAELLTVGDLVTAEGHIVCGHCLQCRLGAGHLCQRTQVIGVDRDGAFADFIAMPASNVMKLDGIPTEIGAIMDPMGNAVHTVLEADVPGSTVLVLGCGPIGCFAVGVARAAGASLVIASDFNPMRLELARAMGAQVTLNPADDDVPARVRELTGGDGVDLVCEMSGHPTGHAQAFAAARLGGRVNLLGTPNRTTEVDFARDVIFKGLTLYGVTGRKMYQTWHQMRRFLRAGQLDPRPVITHRFPLECIADAIQVIKDGQAGKVILEVDP, encoded by the coding sequence ATGCGCGCGCTGGTGAAGGAATCACCCGGTCCCGGCATGGCGCTGCGGGACGTGCCGTCCCCGAGCTGCGGCCCCACCGAGGCGCTCATCCGCGTCCGCCACGCCGGCGTGTGCGGCACCGATCTCCACATCTGGGAGTGGGACAGCTGGGCGCGCAACCGGCTCCGTCTTCCGGTGGTGATCGGGCACGAATTCGCCGGTGAGATCGTCCAGCTCGGCCGCGAGGCCGAAGCGGCCGAGCTGCTCACCGTGGGCGATCTGGTCACCGCCGAGGGTCACATCGTCTGCGGCCACTGCCTGCAGTGCCGGCTGGGCGCCGGCCACCTCTGCCAACGCACCCAGGTCATCGGCGTCGATCGCGATGGCGCCTTCGCCGACTTCATTGCGATGCCCGCCTCGAACGTCATGAAGCTCGACGGCATTCCGACCGAGATCGGCGCCATCATGGACCCGATGGGCAACGCGGTCCATACCGTGCTCGAGGCCGACGTGCCGGGGAGCACGGTGCTGGTGCTCGGGTGCGGTCCGATCGGCTGCTTCGCGGTCGGTGTGGCCCGGGCCGCGGGAGCCTCGCTGGTGATTGCCAGCGACTTCAATCCGATGCGTCTCGAGCTGGCTCGGGCCATGGGTGCGCAGGTCACCCTCAACCCAGCCGACGACGACGTACCGGCCCGGGTGCGGGAGCTCACCGGCGGCGATGGAGTGGACCTCGTCTGCGAGATGAGCGGGCACCCCACCGGCCACGCTCAGGCGTTTGCCGCCGCGCGCCTGGGAGGCCGGGTCAACCTGCTGGGTACCCCCAACCGGACTACCGAAGTGGATTTCGCCCGGGACGTCATCTTCAAGGGGCTCACCCTGTACGGCGTCACCGGGCGCAAGATGTACCAGACCTGGCACCAGATGCGCCGCTTCCTCCGGGCCGGCCAGCTCGACCCCCGGCCGGTCATCACCCATCGCTTTCCGCTCGAGTGCATCGCGGACGCCATCCAGGTCATCAAGGACGGCCAGGCCGGCAAGGTCATTCTGGAGGTCGACCCATGA
- a CDS encoding glycine C-acetyltransferase, with translation MSSSLERRLEAELEQFIRDGVYKRLNYLDSPQDARVRMEDRGEVIILSSNNYLGLSNQREVVEAGKAALDRYGAGTASVRFICGTFTVHRDLEAACARLVGTGGSLSFVSAWNANEAVPATLLGEQDIVLSDQLNHASIIDAMRLAKAIGKCQTAVYRHADLADLEAKLVQARSHRVRMVITDGVFSMEGSIADLPGLVELCRKHDAVLLVDDSHATGVLGTHGRGTAEHYGLLGEVDIITSTLGKALGGAAGGFAASSTAVCDYLTQRARPQLFSNALPPTVAASALESIRYLEAHPERVTTLRENAQYFRERLIELGFHPLPGETPIIPVILGETSAAIRMSDLLLAEGVFVTGFGFPVVPQGQARVRCQVSAAHTREDLDEALAAFKKVGCQLGLI, from the coding sequence ATGAGCAGCTCGCTGGAGCGCCGTCTCGAGGCCGAGCTGGAGCAGTTCATCCGGGATGGGGTGTACAAGCGCCTCAATTACCTGGACAGCCCCCAGGACGCGCGGGTCCGCATGGAGGACCGCGGCGAGGTCATCATCCTCTCCTCCAACAACTACCTGGGGCTCAGCAACCAGCGCGAGGTGGTGGAGGCCGGCAAGGCGGCGCTCGATCGCTACGGCGCGGGCACCGCCTCGGTGCGCTTCATCTGCGGCACCTTCACGGTGCATCGCGACCTTGAGGCCGCCTGCGCCCGGCTGGTGGGGACCGGCGGCTCGCTCAGCTTCGTGAGCGCGTGGAATGCCAACGAGGCGGTGCCGGCCACGCTGCTGGGCGAGCAGGACATCGTCCTCAGCGACCAGCTCAACCATGCCTCCATCATCGATGCCATGCGGCTGGCCAAGGCCATCGGCAAGTGCCAAACGGCCGTGTACCGTCACGCGGACCTGGCGGATCTGGAGGCAAAGCTGGTCCAGGCACGGAGTCACCGAGTCCGCATGGTGATCACCGACGGCGTGTTCTCCATGGAAGGGTCGATCGCGGATCTGCCCGGACTGGTGGAGCTGTGCCGGAAGCACGACGCGGTCCTGCTGGTCGACGACTCCCACGCGACCGGCGTGCTGGGCACCCACGGGCGGGGCACGGCGGAGCATTATGGCCTGCTGGGCGAGGTGGACATCATCACGTCGACGCTGGGAAAGGCGCTGGGTGGGGCGGCGGGCGGGTTCGCCGCGTCCTCGACCGCGGTCTGCGACTATCTGACCCAGCGGGCTCGGCCCCAGCTCTTCTCCAACGCCCTGCCCCCGACGGTCGCGGCCAGTGCGCTGGAGAGCATCCGCTATCTGGAAGCGCACCCCGAGCGCGTCACCACCCTGCGGGAGAACGCGCAATACTTCCGCGAGCGTCTGATCGAGCTCGGCTTCCACCCCCTCCCCGGCGAGACGCCGATCATCCCAGTCATTCTGGGAGAAACCTCCGCCGCCATCCGGATGAGCGATCTCCTGCTCGCGGAGGGGGTCTTCGTCACCGGCTTCGGCTTTCCGGTCGTGCCCCAGGGGCAGGCTCGGGTCCGCTGTCAGGTCTCCGCGGCGCACACCCGTGAGGACCTGGACGAGGCGCTGGCCGCCTTCAAGAAAGTCGGCTGCCAGCTCGGACTGATCTAG
- the mltG gene encoding endolytic transglycosylase MltG — MIRSRVSRLLVLTLLIAACSGRRDPERVTLPPGSTFAAVTDTLVAHGVVSSRLLFKLLARIRGVDRSVHAGVYQFAPHLSAWRVLGVLAEGKTAAIRFTVPEGLTILDVAALAAERLQMPEDSLLTAARDGRAASALLGFRVGSFEGFLRPETYAVPLGMPADELVRLMAQGFTADWQPAWTARLDSIGMTELQLVTLASIVEGEARADQERETIAGVYHNRLRIGMALQADPTVQYAIALATGKRKPRLYVKDYQFASPYNTYLHPGLPPGPVNSPSRRSLEASLYPAKVPYLYFVAGSDGRHLFARTYAEHLSNVARTRRAMR, encoded by the coding sequence ATGATCCGCTCCCGCGTCTCCCGGCTTCTCGTCCTCACGCTGCTCATCGCCGCCTGCAGCGGCCGCCGGGACCCCGAGCGTGTCACTTTGCCGCCCGGATCCACCTTCGCCGCGGTAACCGATACCCTGGTTGCCCACGGTGTGGTCTCCAGCCGGCTGCTGTTCAAGCTCCTGGCCCGGATTCGCGGGGTTGACCGCTCGGTGCACGCGGGAGTCTACCAGTTCGCTCCGCACCTCTCCGCCTGGCGGGTCCTCGGGGTACTGGCCGAGGGGAAGACGGCGGCCATCCGCTTCACCGTGCCCGAGGGGCTCACCATTCTGGACGTGGCAGCGCTCGCGGCGGAGCGGTTGCAGATGCCGGAAGACTCCCTGCTCACCGCCGCGCGGGACGGCAGGGCCGCGAGCGCACTCCTGGGCTTCCGGGTAGGCTCGTTCGAGGGTTTTCTCCGCCCCGAGACCTACGCCGTTCCGCTGGGGATGCCGGCAGATGAGCTGGTTCGCCTCATGGCGCAGGGGTTCACCGCCGACTGGCAGCCCGCCTGGACCGCGCGGCTCGACTCGATAGGCATGACCGAGCTCCAGCTGGTGACCCTGGCGTCCATCGTGGAAGGAGAAGCGCGGGCGGACCAGGAGCGGGAGACCATCGCGGGGGTCTATCACAACCGCCTGCGGATCGGCATGGCGCTGCAGGCCGACCCGACCGTGCAGTACGCCATCGCGCTGGCGACGGGCAAGCGAAAGCCGCGGCTTTACGTGAAGGACTACCAGTTCGCCTCACCCTACAACACCTACCTGCACCCGGGCCTGCCTCCCGGCCCGGTGAACTCGCCTAGCCGGCGCAGCCTCGAGGCCTCGCTCTACCCGGCCAAGGTACCCTACCTCTACTTCGTGGCGGGCTCCGATGGGCGCCACCTGTTCGCCCGCACCTATGCCGAGCATCTGAGCAACGTGGCACGCACCCGCCGGGCCATGCGCTAA